The following coding sequences are from one Acipenser ruthenus chromosome 7, fAciRut3.2 maternal haplotype, whole genome shotgun sequence window:
- the LOC117972777 gene encoding uncharacterized protein LOC117972777, with the protein MFLFYSCVMESALLPHSVALSSRVSLELFSGKRPSHRRLNSLLPQNLSRFNTVMLPVLQSHHWYLVVLEKEFNGFVGYCLDSLNCDRSANRSAIERCLVSQKIVQWVSVECSQQNNSVDCGVFLISFLEVLAKSPTLELQRVKTLDINNQRTHLASLRHAS; encoded by the exons ATGTTTCTATTTTACAGCTGTGTCATGGAAAGTGCTTTACTGCCCCACAGTGTTGCCCTGTCCAGTCGGGTGTCCCTCGAGTTGTTCTCAGGGAAGCGCCCAAGCCACCGACGGCTGAATTCACTCCTCCCACAAAACCTTTCCCGTTTCAATACCGTAATGCTTCCAGTCCTTCAGAG tcATCATTGGTATCTGGTAGTGTTGGAGAAGGAGTTTAATGGTTTTGTGGGATACTGCTTGGACAGTCTAAATTGCGATCGAAGTGCCAATCGGTCTGCAATAGAAAG GTGCCTTGTGTCCCAGAAAATTGTCCAGTGGGTTTCTGTTGAG tgttCTCAACAGAACAACAGTGTGGACTGTGGGGTTTTCCTCATTTCATTTCTTGAAGTCCTTGCTAAG TCACCAACTCTGGAACTTCAGAGAGTGAAGACATTGGACATTAACAACCAAAGAACACACTTGGCATCACTCAGACATGCATCATAA